A DNA window from Drosophila biarmipes strain raj3 chromosome 2R, RU_DBia_V1.1, whole genome shotgun sequence contains the following coding sequences:
- the LOC108036561 gene encoding aspartyl/asparaginyl beta-hydroxylase isoform X2 — translation MSGDVQPRKRKDKRRKRDDRRSEGDVTVLRQSSFQDDDESSHGVHITKMGNEDLHLHVHHEHGTGGHWCAKIVFFALMAVLLGLVGLIIMENRGLEDLDTPLSESRFSKVFDGWVDEHRDEHDAHDVHEPSGEALDDHDEHDDHDDHDEEEEEPLSEELEEDEELEEEEEEPTEEEEPEADEDEQEEDEEDDENNAGENITAEDAEEEEEDDEEEGTVEATVEATTEATTEATAEYEAEDEEEDEDEAAADEADAVESTEAPKSEADEEEEDEDEEEQEVEESVEPPRSQSAAQSAPAQDDSEEDDDEEQDNKQDQDEPEESQPAKAVDSREQDQDQDDGEEPKEEGSSWLASLAVKLGVGVALALVSRLVLIRKSPNTTEDEPAPEAIMRRRLTIATAEDHIPDDVEELPLLDDDEYSEEEIEIEEEIEVEISDIEEEDEDRRNSDDNVASMADYVPETFEQLSAMYKMVQDCAKDSKPDEKEKELEQPAGSSDIYVEYEDGAIEDYEHEGDSEDEEITDEEEDEISDVDDADLMSRLEAKYGRLPVKEFESDPDSDDPSWTQIKPKEAAPAAPAEKEDAFEQELRKANEEMIRENYAQALRSFNTLTTDHAHEPSAHLGRARLLELLAKKERSNQRLWEAIDAYKRYLAFGELVKSDQEFTTAGESCIENLRFLGHHRQAATIHELLIERLPGDPRLRNQLSLTHLMVNNLQQVEKVAKDTLKLWPSNAVAQLHYGLALRQLHGDYAKALPYLRYAVESQEEGTQEDFFYLSLGETLQRLSKKSEALNVYRKGVAKGFFDSLYQRSLYNEPGLKAQPFWQPKETGYERQLDRLRLHWRAIREEGLALLGESGFFQDEAELLRDQGVWQQYELFAQGRRVKDNCRRTPITCGLLQEFPESAGCRRGQVKFSVMQAGTHVWPHCGPTNCRLRAHLTLVAPESEKTSLRVAEQERTWREGELFVFDDSFEHEVWHNGSQPRLVLILDLWHPQLTPAQRRSLSPI, via the exons ATGTCGGGCGATGTGCAGCCGCGAAAGCGCAAGGATAAGCGCCGGAAACGCG ATGATCGCAGGTCCGAGGGCGATGTGACTGTGCTGCGTCAGTCCAGCTTTCAAG ATGACGACGAATCTTCGCACGGCGTTCACATTACAAAGATGGGAAACGAAGATCTCCACCTGCACGTGCACCACGAGCACGGCACCGGCGGTCACTGGTGCGCCAAGATCGTATTCTTCGCTCTGATGGCGGTTCTACTCGGCTTGGTGGGTCTGATCATCATGGAGAACCGCGGCCTGGAGGATC TGGACACTCCCCTTTCGGAGTCACGTTTCTCCAAAGTCTTTGATGGCTGGGTGGACGAGCATCGGGATGAGCATGATGCCCATGATGTGCACGAGCCCTCTGGAGAGGCTTTGGATGATCACGATGAGCACGACGACCATGACGATCATGACGAGGAAG AGGAAGAACCCCTTTCAGAGGAATTAGAAGAAGATGAAGAActggaagaggaggaggaagagcctactgaggaggaggagccagAGGCAGATGAAGATGAGCAGGAGGAAGACGAAGAGGATGATGAGAACAATGCGGGCGAGAACATAACCGCCGAGGATGCtgaggaggaagaggaggatGACGAGGAGGAGGGCACAGTGGAGGCTACGGTAGAGGCTACCACTGAAGCCACTACAGAAGCCACTGCGGAGTACGAAGCTGaagacgaggaggaggatgaggatgaaGCTGCAGCTGATGAGGCTGATGCAGTAGAGTCTACAGAAGCCCCAAAGTCAGAAGCTGATGAG GAGGAAGAAGATGAGGATGAGGAAGAGCAGGAGGTGGAAGAGTCTGTAGAGCCACCAAGATCGCAGTCTGCCGCACAAAGTGCTCCCGCTCAAGATGATAGCGAGGAAGATGATGATGAG GAGCAAGATAATAAGCAGGACCAGGACGAGCCCGAGGAATCCCAGCCAGCGAAGGCAGTAGACAGCCGAGAGCAGGATCAGGACCAGGACGACGGGGAGGAGCCCAAGGAGGAGGGCTCCTCCTGGTTGGCATCCC TGGCCGTTAAACTTGGCGTTGGCGTTGCACTTGCCTTAGTTTCACGCCTTGTATTGATAAGGAAAAGTCCAAATACAA CCGAGGATGAGCCCGCTCCGGAGGCCATCATGCGGCGCAGACTGACGATTGCCACGGCCGAGGATCACATACCCGACGATGTGGAGGAGCTGCCCCTGCTGGACGACGATG AATACTCCGAGGAGGAAATCGAGATCGAGGAGGAGATCGAGGTGGAGATCAGCGATATtgaggaggaggacgaagaTCGCCGCAATAGCGACGACAATGTGGCCTCCATGGCCGACTATGTGCCCGAAACTTTTGAGCAGCTGAGCGCCATGTACAAGATGGTGCAGGATTGTGCCAAGGACAGCAAACCCGATGAGAAGGAAAAGGAGTTGGAACAGCCGGCTGGATCCAGCGACATCTATGTGGAGTACGAGGACGGGGCCATTGAGGATTACGAGCACGAGGGGGACAGCGAGGATGAGGAGATcaccgacgaggaggaggacgagatCTCCGACGTGGACGACGCCGACCTGATGAGCCGGCTGGAGGCCAAGTACGGCCGCCTGCCCGTCAAGGAGTTCGAAAGCGACCCCGACTCCGACGACCCCAGCTGGACAC AGATAAAGCCGAAAGAAGCTGCACCTGCTGCTCCCGCGGAGAAGGAGGATGCCTTCGAGCAGGAGCTGCGCAAGGCCAACGAGGAGATGATTAGGGAG AACTATGCCCAAGCCCTGCGATCCTTTAACACGCTCACCACCGACCACGCCCACGAGCCATCGGCCCACTTGGGGAGAGCCCGACTGCTGGAACTGCTGGCCAAGAAGGAACGGAGCAACCAGCGCCTCTGGGAAGCCATCGATGCCTACAAGAGGTACCTGGCCTTTGGCGAACTGGTCAAAAGCGATCAGGAGTTTACCACCGCCGGCGAGAGCTGCATTGAGAACCTGAGATTTTTGG GTCACCACCGGCAGGCCGCCACCATCCACGAGCTGCTCATCGAGCGCCTGCCCGGGGATCCCCGCCTGCGCAACCAACTCTCACTCACCCATCTCATGGTCAATAA TCTCCAGCAGGTGGAAAAGGTGGCCAAGGACACGCTGAAGCTCTGGCCCAGCAATGCTGTGGCCCAACTGCACTACGGCCTGGCCCTTAGGCAGCTCCATGGTGACTATGCGAAGGCTCTGCCGTATCTGAGATATGCCGTGGAGTCCCAGGAAGAGGGCACCCAGGAGGATTTCTTCTACTTGTCGCTGGGCGAGACCCTGCAGCGCCTGTCCAAGAAGTCCGAGGCTCTGAATGTGTACAGGAAGGGGGTGGCCAAGGGCTTCTTTGACAGCCTCTATCAGAGATCGCTGTACAACGAGCCCGGGCTCAAGGCCCAGCCTTTTTGGCAGCCCAAGGAGACGGGCTACGAAAGGCAGCTGGACAGATTGCGGCTCCACTGGCGGGCCATACGTGAGGAGGGACTGGCCCTGCTGGGCGAGAGTGGCTTCTTCCAGGACGAGGCGGAACTGCTGCGCGACCAGGGCGTGTGGCAGCAGTACGAGCTCTTTGCCCAGGGTCGCCGGGTGAAGGACAACTGCCGCAGGACCCCAATAACCTGCGGCCTGCTGCAGGAGTTTCCCGAGTCCGCGGGCTGTCGTCGCGGCCAGGTGAAGTTCAGTGTGATGCAGGCCGGCACGCACGTGTGGCCACACTGCGGACCCACCAACTGCCGGCTGAGGGCGCACCTCACCCTGGTGGCTCCAGAGTCGGAGAAAACCTCGCTCCGCGTGGCTGAGCAGGAGAG AACCTGGCGTGAGGGCGAACTCTTCGTATTCGACGATAGCTTCGAGCACGAGGTGTGGCACAACGGCAGCCAGCCCCGCCTGGTGCTCATCCTGGACCTGTGGCATCCGCAGCTGACCCCCGCCCAACGGCGCAGCTTGTCACCCATTTAA
- the LOC108036561 gene encoding aspartyl/asparaginyl beta-hydroxylase isoform X1, which translates to MSGDVQPRKRKDKRRKRDDRRSEGDVTVLRQSSFQDDDESSHGVHITKMGNEDLHLHVHHEHGTGGHWCAKIVFFALMAVLLGLVGLIIMENRGLEDLDTPLSESRFSKVFDGWVDEHRDEHDAHDVHEPSGEALDDHDEHDDHDDHDEEEEEPLSEELEEDEELEEEEEEPTEEEEPEADEDEQEEDEEDDENNAGENITAEDAEEEEEDDEEEGTVEATVEATTEATTEATAEYEAEDEEEDEDEAAADEADAVESTEAPKSEADEQEEEDEDEEEQEVEESVEPPRSQSAAQSAPAQDDSEEDDDEEQDNKQDQDEPEESQPAKAVDSREQDQDQDDGEEPKEEGSSWLASLAVKLGVGVALALVSRLVLIRKSPNTTEDEPAPEAIMRRRLTIATAEDHIPDDVEELPLLDDDEYSEEEIEIEEEIEVEISDIEEEDEDRRNSDDNVASMADYVPETFEQLSAMYKMVQDCAKDSKPDEKEKELEQPAGSSDIYVEYEDGAIEDYEHEGDSEDEEITDEEEDEISDVDDADLMSRLEAKYGRLPVKEFESDPDSDDPSWTQIKPKEAAPAAPAEKEDAFEQELRKANEEMIRENYAQALRSFNTLTTDHAHEPSAHLGRARLLELLAKKERSNQRLWEAIDAYKRYLAFGELVKSDQEFTTAGESCIENLRFLGHHRQAATIHELLIERLPGDPRLRNQLSLTHLMVNNLQQVEKVAKDTLKLWPSNAVAQLHYGLALRQLHGDYAKALPYLRYAVESQEEGTQEDFFYLSLGETLQRLSKKSEALNVYRKGVAKGFFDSLYQRSLYNEPGLKAQPFWQPKETGYERQLDRLRLHWRAIREEGLALLGESGFFQDEAELLRDQGVWQQYELFAQGRRVKDNCRRTPITCGLLQEFPESAGCRRGQVKFSVMQAGTHVWPHCGPTNCRLRAHLTLVAPESEKTSLRVAEQERTWREGELFVFDDSFEHEVWHNGSQPRLVLILDLWHPQLTPAQRRSLSPI; encoded by the exons ATGTCGGGCGATGTGCAGCCGCGAAAGCGCAAGGATAAGCGCCGGAAACGCG ATGATCGCAGGTCCGAGGGCGATGTGACTGTGCTGCGTCAGTCCAGCTTTCAAG ATGACGACGAATCTTCGCACGGCGTTCACATTACAAAGATGGGAAACGAAGATCTCCACCTGCACGTGCACCACGAGCACGGCACCGGCGGTCACTGGTGCGCCAAGATCGTATTCTTCGCTCTGATGGCGGTTCTACTCGGCTTGGTGGGTCTGATCATCATGGAGAACCGCGGCCTGGAGGATC TGGACACTCCCCTTTCGGAGTCACGTTTCTCCAAAGTCTTTGATGGCTGGGTGGACGAGCATCGGGATGAGCATGATGCCCATGATGTGCACGAGCCCTCTGGAGAGGCTTTGGATGATCACGATGAGCACGACGACCATGACGATCATGACGAGGAAG AGGAAGAACCCCTTTCAGAGGAATTAGAAGAAGATGAAGAActggaagaggaggaggaagagcctactgaggaggaggagccagAGGCAGATGAAGATGAGCAGGAGGAAGACGAAGAGGATGATGAGAACAATGCGGGCGAGAACATAACCGCCGAGGATGCtgaggaggaagaggaggatGACGAGGAGGAGGGCACAGTGGAGGCTACGGTAGAGGCTACCACTGAAGCCACTACAGAAGCCACTGCGGAGTACGAAGCTGaagacgaggaggaggatgaggatgaaGCTGCAGCTGATGAGGCTGATGCAGTAGAGTCTACAGAAGCCCCAAAGTCAGAAGCTGATGAG CAGGAGGAAGAAGATGAGGATGAGGAAGAGCAGGAGGTGGAAGAGTCTGTAGAGCCACCAAGATCGCAGTCTGCCGCACAAAGTGCTCCCGCTCAAGATGATAGCGAGGAAGATGATGATGAG GAGCAAGATAATAAGCAGGACCAGGACGAGCCCGAGGAATCCCAGCCAGCGAAGGCAGTAGACAGCCGAGAGCAGGATCAGGACCAGGACGACGGGGAGGAGCCCAAGGAGGAGGGCTCCTCCTGGTTGGCATCCC TGGCCGTTAAACTTGGCGTTGGCGTTGCACTTGCCTTAGTTTCACGCCTTGTATTGATAAGGAAAAGTCCAAATACAA CCGAGGATGAGCCCGCTCCGGAGGCCATCATGCGGCGCAGACTGACGATTGCCACGGCCGAGGATCACATACCCGACGATGTGGAGGAGCTGCCCCTGCTGGACGACGATG AATACTCCGAGGAGGAAATCGAGATCGAGGAGGAGATCGAGGTGGAGATCAGCGATATtgaggaggaggacgaagaTCGCCGCAATAGCGACGACAATGTGGCCTCCATGGCCGACTATGTGCCCGAAACTTTTGAGCAGCTGAGCGCCATGTACAAGATGGTGCAGGATTGTGCCAAGGACAGCAAACCCGATGAGAAGGAAAAGGAGTTGGAACAGCCGGCTGGATCCAGCGACATCTATGTGGAGTACGAGGACGGGGCCATTGAGGATTACGAGCACGAGGGGGACAGCGAGGATGAGGAGATcaccgacgaggaggaggacgagatCTCCGACGTGGACGACGCCGACCTGATGAGCCGGCTGGAGGCCAAGTACGGCCGCCTGCCCGTCAAGGAGTTCGAAAGCGACCCCGACTCCGACGACCCCAGCTGGACAC AGATAAAGCCGAAAGAAGCTGCACCTGCTGCTCCCGCGGAGAAGGAGGATGCCTTCGAGCAGGAGCTGCGCAAGGCCAACGAGGAGATGATTAGGGAG AACTATGCCCAAGCCCTGCGATCCTTTAACACGCTCACCACCGACCACGCCCACGAGCCATCGGCCCACTTGGGGAGAGCCCGACTGCTGGAACTGCTGGCCAAGAAGGAACGGAGCAACCAGCGCCTCTGGGAAGCCATCGATGCCTACAAGAGGTACCTGGCCTTTGGCGAACTGGTCAAAAGCGATCAGGAGTTTACCACCGCCGGCGAGAGCTGCATTGAGAACCTGAGATTTTTGG GTCACCACCGGCAGGCCGCCACCATCCACGAGCTGCTCATCGAGCGCCTGCCCGGGGATCCCCGCCTGCGCAACCAACTCTCACTCACCCATCTCATGGTCAATAA TCTCCAGCAGGTGGAAAAGGTGGCCAAGGACACGCTGAAGCTCTGGCCCAGCAATGCTGTGGCCCAACTGCACTACGGCCTGGCCCTTAGGCAGCTCCATGGTGACTATGCGAAGGCTCTGCCGTATCTGAGATATGCCGTGGAGTCCCAGGAAGAGGGCACCCAGGAGGATTTCTTCTACTTGTCGCTGGGCGAGACCCTGCAGCGCCTGTCCAAGAAGTCCGAGGCTCTGAATGTGTACAGGAAGGGGGTGGCCAAGGGCTTCTTTGACAGCCTCTATCAGAGATCGCTGTACAACGAGCCCGGGCTCAAGGCCCAGCCTTTTTGGCAGCCCAAGGAGACGGGCTACGAAAGGCAGCTGGACAGATTGCGGCTCCACTGGCGGGCCATACGTGAGGAGGGACTGGCCCTGCTGGGCGAGAGTGGCTTCTTCCAGGACGAGGCGGAACTGCTGCGCGACCAGGGCGTGTGGCAGCAGTACGAGCTCTTTGCCCAGGGTCGCCGGGTGAAGGACAACTGCCGCAGGACCCCAATAACCTGCGGCCTGCTGCAGGAGTTTCCCGAGTCCGCGGGCTGTCGTCGCGGCCAGGTGAAGTTCAGTGTGATGCAGGCCGGCACGCACGTGTGGCCACACTGCGGACCCACCAACTGCCGGCTGAGGGCGCACCTCACCCTGGTGGCTCCAGAGTCGGAGAAAACCTCGCTCCGCGTGGCTGAGCAGGAGAG AACCTGGCGTGAGGGCGAACTCTTCGTATTCGACGATAGCTTCGAGCACGAGGTGTGGCACAACGGCAGCCAGCCCCGCCTGGTGCTCATCCTGGACCTGTGGCATCCGCAGCTGACCCCCGCCCAACGGCGCAGCTTGTCACCCATTTAA
- the LOC108036561 gene encoding aspartyl/asparaginyl beta-hydroxylase isoform X3 codes for MSGDVQPRKRKDKRRKRDDDESSHGVHITKMGNEDLHLHVHHEHGTGGHWCAKIVFFALMAVLLGLVGLIIMENRGLEDLDTPLSESRFSKVFDGWVDEHRDEHDAHDVHEPSGEALDDHDEHDDHDDHDEEEEEPLSEELEEDEELEEEEEEPTEEEEPEADEDEQEEDEEDDENNAGENITAEDAEEEEEDDEEEGTVEATVEATTEATTEATAEYEAEDEEEDEDEAAADEADAVESTEAPKSEADEQEEEDEDEEEQEVEESVEPPRSQSAAQSAPAQDDSEEDDDEEQDNKQDQDEPEESQPAKAVDSREQDQDQDDGEEPKEEGSSWLASLAVKLGVGVALALVSRLVLIRKSPNTTEDEPAPEAIMRRRLTIATAEDHIPDDVEELPLLDDDEYSEEEIEIEEEIEVEISDIEEEDEDRRNSDDNVASMADYVPETFEQLSAMYKMVQDCAKDSKPDEKEKELEQPAGSSDIYVEYEDGAIEDYEHEGDSEDEEITDEEEDEISDVDDADLMSRLEAKYGRLPVKEFESDPDSDDPSWTQIKPKEAAPAAPAEKEDAFEQELRKANEEMIRENYAQALRSFNTLTTDHAHEPSAHLGRARLLELLAKKERSNQRLWEAIDAYKRYLAFGELVKSDQEFTTAGESCIENLRFLGHHRQAATIHELLIERLPGDPRLRNQLSLTHLMVNNLQQVEKVAKDTLKLWPSNAVAQLHYGLALRQLHGDYAKALPYLRYAVESQEEGTQEDFFYLSLGETLQRLSKKSEALNVYRKGVAKGFFDSLYQRSLYNEPGLKAQPFWQPKETGYERQLDRLRLHWRAIREEGLALLGESGFFQDEAELLRDQGVWQQYELFAQGRRVKDNCRRTPITCGLLQEFPESAGCRRGQVKFSVMQAGTHVWPHCGPTNCRLRAHLTLVAPESEKTSLRVAEQERTWREGELFVFDDSFEHEVWHNGSQPRLVLILDLWHPQLTPAQRRSLSPI; via the exons ATGTCGGGCGATGTGCAGCCGCGAAAGCGCAAGGATAAGCGCCGGAAACGCG ATGACGACGAATCTTCGCACGGCGTTCACATTACAAAGATGGGAAACGAAGATCTCCACCTGCACGTGCACCACGAGCACGGCACCGGCGGTCACTGGTGCGCCAAGATCGTATTCTTCGCTCTGATGGCGGTTCTACTCGGCTTGGTGGGTCTGATCATCATGGAGAACCGCGGCCTGGAGGATC TGGACACTCCCCTTTCGGAGTCACGTTTCTCCAAAGTCTTTGATGGCTGGGTGGACGAGCATCGGGATGAGCATGATGCCCATGATGTGCACGAGCCCTCTGGAGAGGCTTTGGATGATCACGATGAGCACGACGACCATGACGATCATGACGAGGAAG AGGAAGAACCCCTTTCAGAGGAATTAGAAGAAGATGAAGAActggaagaggaggaggaagagcctactgaggaggaggagccagAGGCAGATGAAGATGAGCAGGAGGAAGACGAAGAGGATGATGAGAACAATGCGGGCGAGAACATAACCGCCGAGGATGCtgaggaggaagaggaggatGACGAGGAGGAGGGCACAGTGGAGGCTACGGTAGAGGCTACCACTGAAGCCACTACAGAAGCCACTGCGGAGTACGAAGCTGaagacgaggaggaggatgaggatgaaGCTGCAGCTGATGAGGCTGATGCAGTAGAGTCTACAGAAGCCCCAAAGTCAGAAGCTGATGAG CAGGAGGAAGAAGATGAGGATGAGGAAGAGCAGGAGGTGGAAGAGTCTGTAGAGCCACCAAGATCGCAGTCTGCCGCACAAAGTGCTCCCGCTCAAGATGATAGCGAGGAAGATGATGATGAG GAGCAAGATAATAAGCAGGACCAGGACGAGCCCGAGGAATCCCAGCCAGCGAAGGCAGTAGACAGCCGAGAGCAGGATCAGGACCAGGACGACGGGGAGGAGCCCAAGGAGGAGGGCTCCTCCTGGTTGGCATCCC TGGCCGTTAAACTTGGCGTTGGCGTTGCACTTGCCTTAGTTTCACGCCTTGTATTGATAAGGAAAAGTCCAAATACAA CCGAGGATGAGCCCGCTCCGGAGGCCATCATGCGGCGCAGACTGACGATTGCCACGGCCGAGGATCACATACCCGACGATGTGGAGGAGCTGCCCCTGCTGGACGACGATG AATACTCCGAGGAGGAAATCGAGATCGAGGAGGAGATCGAGGTGGAGATCAGCGATATtgaggaggaggacgaagaTCGCCGCAATAGCGACGACAATGTGGCCTCCATGGCCGACTATGTGCCCGAAACTTTTGAGCAGCTGAGCGCCATGTACAAGATGGTGCAGGATTGTGCCAAGGACAGCAAACCCGATGAGAAGGAAAAGGAGTTGGAACAGCCGGCTGGATCCAGCGACATCTATGTGGAGTACGAGGACGGGGCCATTGAGGATTACGAGCACGAGGGGGACAGCGAGGATGAGGAGATcaccgacgaggaggaggacgagatCTCCGACGTGGACGACGCCGACCTGATGAGCCGGCTGGAGGCCAAGTACGGCCGCCTGCCCGTCAAGGAGTTCGAAAGCGACCCCGACTCCGACGACCCCAGCTGGACAC AGATAAAGCCGAAAGAAGCTGCACCTGCTGCTCCCGCGGAGAAGGAGGATGCCTTCGAGCAGGAGCTGCGCAAGGCCAACGAGGAGATGATTAGGGAG AACTATGCCCAAGCCCTGCGATCCTTTAACACGCTCACCACCGACCACGCCCACGAGCCATCGGCCCACTTGGGGAGAGCCCGACTGCTGGAACTGCTGGCCAAGAAGGAACGGAGCAACCAGCGCCTCTGGGAAGCCATCGATGCCTACAAGAGGTACCTGGCCTTTGGCGAACTGGTCAAAAGCGATCAGGAGTTTACCACCGCCGGCGAGAGCTGCATTGAGAACCTGAGATTTTTGG GTCACCACCGGCAGGCCGCCACCATCCACGAGCTGCTCATCGAGCGCCTGCCCGGGGATCCCCGCCTGCGCAACCAACTCTCACTCACCCATCTCATGGTCAATAA TCTCCAGCAGGTGGAAAAGGTGGCCAAGGACACGCTGAAGCTCTGGCCCAGCAATGCTGTGGCCCAACTGCACTACGGCCTGGCCCTTAGGCAGCTCCATGGTGACTATGCGAAGGCTCTGCCGTATCTGAGATATGCCGTGGAGTCCCAGGAAGAGGGCACCCAGGAGGATTTCTTCTACTTGTCGCTGGGCGAGACCCTGCAGCGCCTGTCCAAGAAGTCCGAGGCTCTGAATGTGTACAGGAAGGGGGTGGCCAAGGGCTTCTTTGACAGCCTCTATCAGAGATCGCTGTACAACGAGCCCGGGCTCAAGGCCCAGCCTTTTTGGCAGCCCAAGGAGACGGGCTACGAAAGGCAGCTGGACAGATTGCGGCTCCACTGGCGGGCCATACGTGAGGAGGGACTGGCCCTGCTGGGCGAGAGTGGCTTCTTCCAGGACGAGGCGGAACTGCTGCGCGACCAGGGCGTGTGGCAGCAGTACGAGCTCTTTGCCCAGGGTCGCCGGGTGAAGGACAACTGCCGCAGGACCCCAATAACCTGCGGCCTGCTGCAGGAGTTTCCCGAGTCCGCGGGCTGTCGTCGCGGCCAGGTGAAGTTCAGTGTGATGCAGGCCGGCACGCACGTGTGGCCACACTGCGGACCCACCAACTGCCGGCTGAGGGCGCACCTCACCCTGGTGGCTCCAGAGTCGGAGAAAACCTCGCTCCGCGTGGCTGAGCAGGAGAG AACCTGGCGTGAGGGCGAACTCTTCGTATTCGACGATAGCTTCGAGCACGAGGTGTGGCACAACGGCAGCCAGCCCCGCCTGGTGCTCATCCTGGACCTGTGGCATCCGCAGCTGACCCCCGCCCAACGGCGCAGCTTGTCACCCATTTAA